The window TCCTCAGAATACACTGTTTACTGGCATACAGGTCATCCAAACTTGAGCTGGGAAACTGATCAAACAAcaagtgcagttgaacaatatgAAGGCCTCTGTGCTGTGATTTGTTGCTGGTTGCGAAAACATTCGAAAGAAATGTGAACACAATTTGTTGTAACTCTGCTGTGGAAGTGGAAGCGGTTAATGTGAAGCAATGTAGTCCAGTAAGTTTCTTTTTGCCTTCTGCTGCGTTTATTTGTAATGATTTCTTTCCAAAACAATTGGACATCTCAGAGAGCCATTCACTTTAATAAAACCTCGTAAACACATATTACTTTATATCATGCACCTTTAGGTCCAGTATTAACTGAACCCGGCTGCTGCTTCAGTAGGGGTTGTTCTTGGTGTGCTGCATGATGGTCATGAGGGCCAGCCATGTCTCCTCAGCGGTGGGGATGATCTGATTAGCAGGCAGGAGGAACCCATAGAGACCAGTATCTCTCAGCTCAAAGGTGTAGGAGTACTTGATGCCCTGGTTGTATGTCCAGTCTATGCTGCCTCCACTAGCCTCGTCTGagaaatatgattaaaaatattattatagtgAAAGGCTAATTACAGAAGAACAGATATCCTGCAGAAATCAGCTTCCTATGTGTTAAAATTATACACTGATTTCTTTAACAAGATAATTAATGCTATAGAACAGAATGGGCCATCTCAGCACCAGCATATTACCATTATGTGACATGTTTGTAATTTAATCTTacataaatattttctttttgatATTGTTCACAGCATTTAAAAGAAGCTCTAGTTCTGCACTACTTACAAACAACATTGATGATGCTGCCATATTTGTACTTGGTGCTGTACGGGCGTTGCAAGGCAATGACGGCCCGTCTCACAACTTCATGCTGCGAGAAAATAACAGGGTTTTCAagttttaaaaacacacaaatcccAAACATAGAGAAGAACCATTGAACATTTACAGAGCTGGATTGTTTGACATTTTACAGTTGCTTGGTCAAAAGTGCTGCACAGTTTAAAGTGACACAGCTGAACATTGGCTTCTTTTTCATCTATTCCACAAGTGCTGCAGCTGTTACGTATTTATTGTCTAGCTGCTTATTTAAATTCCTGTTCCACTTTATGATGAGtgtacactgtgtgatttttggCCCATTTTAGGGCGAGTACTCATTCGAGCAACAAGTTTTGGGATTGCGCTGAGTTTAAGTGTAGTACACATAACGAGAAGTGATTACCACCTCACCACCAGCCCCCAATCAGCAATCCTACAGTCGCAAGAAAATCAAACCTGTTTGAAATCCTGGTCGCCCCTCGTAAAGGTATCTTACTGTTGAAGCATGGGGCAGAGATTTTCTTTAGCTGGTGTTATGGGGTAGCTTGACTTTTCAGTGAGGTGCTCTATAATTTTAAGGTACAGGAACAATAATGTGTTTCTcaaatacattacattaattaaaaatcatGCACTGACTATTAGTCATCTTTTCCTTTATCAAGCAAATTAATCAAGCTATGTTTGTTTGGTCCCTCATCTTCATCCTCTGTTCTTTCTTGGTCTAGGTCAGTGACTATGAGCACTGTGTCAGCACCTTCATCACACCTAATAACATCACCTGATGCCCCAACTACACTATCACTGTCGTTTCCGTTTGAGTGAGTCTCTGGGTGTTTATGCAGGTAAAATTGCTCcacagtaatattactaatatataaCCAATGCTGAGCGAATGCTAAGTTACAAAGGAATGCACTCTAGTTAATAGGAAATTAACATAAGGTCAAAAGTTCAATGCATGTTGCACCCATTCAGATCACCTGTGTtggctttatgtttttttggtttaaaataaCCAGTTTGTTTTGTGAAAGTATTgatttatacatacagtattttcacactaaaaataaaaaaatatatataaataaatcacagaACTTTCTTGGAGGTGCTCTGGGGAACTGCCACACGAATTGCCAAGGCAGcacgtttttcttttttagaCATTCTTTCATTGTTGCTTGTCTCTTACAAAGTAGATATTTACACAGAatttaagaatgaaaatataGCAGTTTTCCCCTCACTGTGCAAATAATGTGCACAAACATCATACAGCACTCTTTATATtgttactgtatttatattaaagccagtgtgctaaactagtactgtctgtatgtgtatcagataaTGCTCCCGCAAATAATGTCAGAGAAATATGttgatataaatatgtaaaaaggTGCCTCCAACAGTTTTATATTCTTAGCTGCTGAAaagatgttttaaattaaaataacaggCCTGTCCCCTGTACATAGTTAGTGTGTCTGGTGTGAATCTAAGTGATTCAATTTCTTCTCATATGATCCATTTATTTCTCCTGgaatcttttttctgtttcttttgcaGTCTATAGTTGTTTTTAATGGGGACAGTGGGACTTGGTTTGTTGGGTGCTCAGCTCCCCTAAACCTCTGATCACGTTCTCAGGTGAGTGTCTCCCCACTTTCAGGGTCTTCTGCTTTTGGATGTGCTGTGTATGGATATACAGTGTGAGCAGTCAGGTTGCATCAGAGCATTACACCATATAGTATGAGAACATGAATTTTTAGCTGCAAATTTTGAAACCCTAAGATTTAGATTTAGACCCTAAGATTAGATGGCTCACAGAATTCAGGTAGAAGGGGCCCCATATCAGACTCTTGCTTAGGGCCCCAGGAAAGTGCAGACTGGCTCTGAGCATTTACATAACATTACCATTTGTCCCAACAACCTATAAAGACATGTTTTTTCAAAGTGTTTATGTTTTTTCTAAATCCTAggatgttctttaaataaaatatatggcaATTTAGAAGATTTGTATTTGGTCTCACCAGTTCAGCCTGGTCCTTACACGGAGTTCTGGTGTAGCCATAGGGGTAAAGCAACATCTGAGAGTAGCTGTGGATGGACACGAATGCCTTGAGGTTACCATGGGACTTAACAAAGTCCACAATGGCCTTGACCTCAGGTTCTGAGTGAGCATAAGGTCCATGATAGATCTCAGAGCAAGGGTCCCTACTGGAGCCAGGGCCTGTAAGACAAAATTACTATTCACTTAGATCTTCTGTCTggacatataaacatataaagacAACTGCAAAATAGGTCCCAGTGTATGAGTCTGTATACTGCACCTCCAAAAAATGCATCCCAGTTTCTGTTTGGGTCAACACCAACACAATCAGACCCAGAATTGGGCTTCCTTGTCTTGCGCCACATGCGCTCCTATTCATGTAATAGATTTGAAAGAATCGTTATTGAGTTATTAGATTGTGTAGCTGTAAGAGTTGTTATATATGGCCCTGTGTGTTACTCAGCAGTTTAAGAGCTCACAGTTGTATGAGTGTAGTCGTATCCATCAGGGTTGGTGACAATCTCCAGGAAAATGTCAAACTTGAACAGGATGGCAGTAAGAGCAGCATTACGTCCAAAATCAGTTGCAATCTacataaagaaacacaaataaagcTGCATTAGAGCAAACTGCCACACAGCTTTGTAAATAGATTCAGTCGTCAGGTTGTTATTTGTATTAAAGTTTGTGTTGTTGGTAAAAGATCAAATGATAAAGTGAACCTTTTTGGCGAACCAGGTTCCGCTGGCCTGGGTGACCCATTCTCTGGAGTGGATGCCAGTGTCAATCCAGATTCCAGGGCGGTTAGCACCAGTGCTAAACTGTGAGGAAAAAGTGAAAGGATGACCACGTCATATATCTCTTTTATTAAGTAgtatataagtatttatttaaataaatgaacaatgtATAAAGCTGTAGTGTATTTTACTTTCAGAACGTTCAGGGGGTGGCCTTCGTAGCTTTTGCCAATCACAACTTTGCTAACCAGTTTGGGTTTCTCCTTCACCAGCAGGTCTATGAAACTGTAGATCTGAAAGTCAGAGCAGTGATGTTCAGTGCAAGGTCAATCGTTCAAACATCATAAGCTAGTCACTTTAcatataaaatcatatatatatttgtggCCTGATATTGCATACATCATTCAAATAATCATGACTTTACACACTCATATGCAACCTACAGTCAAGATATTAAAGCGCTAATAAGATCCACTCAAGTCAAGATATTGTAACTCTAACCTCACTCAGGGTGTGGTAGTTGGCATAGTCATAATCATCAGTACTTCCGGGCTGAAAAGCACGAGATCTATTCATCTCCCGCTGTTCCTCGTCCAGAAGATCCTACGGGGAAAAGAAAGCTAAAATTACCTGTATTTGTTAATGCATTTAGTTATTTTGAATTTAGAAGAACTTGTGCGGTGGCAGGCCAGAACTTCTGTAATcagattaaaatgtattttctttcatAATTCTGAGGTCATCgaatatgttttaattaaaaaataataataataataatcgtgtGCACAATCTGATGCCAGATTTTCCAGTATCTGATGATACCAAGTACTGATACTACCTAATAGGTGGCTATATAtcccatttttaaatgtttttgtattttggtaAACACAGTGTGTTATATCTCAAATAAGTtacttttttgttaaaaataaatgcagTGATCCATGCAAGTAAGGAGTCAGGATAATCCCACAGCACTACTGACTTCAATCAAGTGTTATCTAATGGAACACATGAACATTACTAACTCATTCCTGGAATCAGTGCTCTCTATTGCTGATAGCAGTACTATGTGCAAGTCTCAGTACAAATATTGATATTGGTGCTTCTGCTCATAATTATAACCTGAATATTGTGGATCATAATTGTATaaagaatattgttgtttttcagGAAACTCTTGAGGGTCTGTAGACTGGTTGAGGGAACAGAAACATCGACAGGCAGAGACTCGTGAATGGGCTCCCTCCAGAAGTCCAGCTGcacacagataaacagacagattaCTGCACCCACACTGCACCCAGTACGTTTACTGCACCCACACTACTAGATCTTCCTTTATGTAATAgtgtttaatcatttttaaacgctgtaaaataaaaaatgtaaaagattttTACCTTTAGATATGCCAGCTGAGTCAAGTTCTTTAGGAGATTGATCTGTAAATCATCTTCAGCAGTGATCCGCAGGACCTGGTGTCTGTGAACGTCATGTTTATCAACTACAGTGGTATGaacaagtttgggcacccctgatcattttcataattttcttttataaatcattggttgtttgaatcagcaatttcagttaaatatatcatatagcagataaacacagtgatttttgaaaagtgaaattcagtttataggatttacagaacgtgtgcaataattctttaaacaaaattaggcagatgcGTAAATTTCAGCACCCAAACAAagaaattacatcaatatttagtagatcctccttttgcagaaataacagcctctacacgcttcctatagcttccaataagagtctggcttctggttgaaggtaatttggatcattcttctttacaaaaatctccagttcagtcaggtttgatggtttctgagcatgaacagcccactttaaatcacaccacagatttgaaataatattcaggtctggggactgagatgatcattacagaacattgtacttgttcctctgcatgaatgctttagtagattttgagcagagtttagtgtttagtgtttagagtcgttgtcttgttgaagtatccagccccggcacaacCTCAACCtttttctcaagaatctgctgatattgactgaactccatgcgaccctcaactttaacaagattcccagtacctgctgTCAGTCCACAGCACCTATTCCAAagtgaagctggcttgtccaaatgtgctttagcacaCCATAAGAGAcgctgtt of the Astyanax mexicanus isolate ESR-SI-001 chromosome 10, AstMex3_surface, whole genome shotgun sequence genome contains:
- the LOC111195717 gene encoding carboxypeptidase A1; amino-acid sequence: MRTLLVLASLVVAVFGRKSFEGHQVLRITAEDDLQINLLKNLTQLAYLKLDFWREPIHESLPVDVSVPSTSLQTLKSFLKNNNILYTIMIHNIQDLLDEEQREMNRSRAFQPGSTDDYDYANYHTLSEIYSFIDLLVKEKPKLVSKVVIGKSYEGHPLNVLKFSTGANRPGIWIDTGIHSREWVTQASGTWFAKKIATDFGRNAALTAILFKFDIFLEIVTNPDGYDYTHTTERMWRKTRKPNSGSDCVGVDPNRNWDAFFGGPGSSRDPCSEIYHGPYAHSEPEVKAIVDFVKSHGNLKAFVSIHSYSQMLLYPYGYTRTPCKDQAELHEVVRRAVIALQRPYSTKYKYGSIINVVYEASGGSIDWTYNQGIKYSYTFELRDTGLYGFLLPANQIIPTAEETWLALMTIMQHTKNNPY